atgaagataagaggaaataaacaagaacaaaatttattaagaaaatagaaggaaacccagagggatatatatatatatatatatatatatatatatatatatatatatatatatatatatatatatatatatatatatatatatatatatatatatatatacgcttgtgcatgtacgtgtagtgtgaccttaaTAGAAGTaggaagacatacctgaaatcttgcatgtttatacacacacacacacacacacacaggctggacatgtggtccagtaactggcttctcgaattcaatcctgccaaatgcaaagtcatgaagattggggaggggcaaagaagaccgcagacagagtataggctaggtggacaaagactacaggcctcactcagggagaaagaccttggggtgaccataacaccgaacacatcaccggaggcacacatcaaccaaataactgctgcagcatacgggcgcctggcaaacctgagaatagcgttccgataccttaataaggaatcgttcaagacactgtacactgtgtatgttaggtccatactggagtatgcagcaccagtctggaacccacacctggtcaagcacgtcaagaagttagagaaagtacaaaggtttgcaacaaggctagtctcagagctcaggggaatgtcgtacgaggaaaggttgagggaaatcggactgacgacactggaggacagaagggtcaggggagacatgataacgacatacaagatactgcggggaatagacaaggtggacagagataggatgttccagagaggggacacagaaacaaggggccacaactggaagctgaagactcagacgagtcacagggacgttaggaagtatttcttcagtcatagagtcgtcaggaagtggaatagcctagcaagtgtagtggaggcaggaaccatacatagttttaagaagaggtgtgacaaagctcaggaagcagagagggagaggacctagtagcgatcagtgaagaggtggggccaggagctgaatttcgaccactgcaaccacaattaggtgagtacacacacatacacacacacacacacacacacacacacatatatatatatatatatatatatatatatatatatatatatatatatatatatatatatatatatatatatatatatatatacatatatatatatatatatatatatatatatatatatatatatatatatatatatatatatatatatatatatatatatatatatatatatttattatttatccaCATCTACAGCAGCAATTTACATACAACTTTCATTCAAAAAACATAATGTTTATAACTTTCAAAAAACACACAATCATAACAATAAGGATCCATTATCAAAACGTTTCATAGCCTCATTAAAATTATAAATACACATTTATTATTCCTacaaatattaatataaaaaaattaccAAAACATTATATGTAAAACACTTGTACAAAATATATGTGCATCACATAATCacaaagaagaaatatataataAATTTGTTTTATAAATGCTTACGGGTATTGTGATATGCCTAAAATGCCTTCAAGAAAAAAAATTTGAAGAATTCTGAGATCCGTTTGGATACATAAGGTGAGGAATTATTTACTTAGATAACACGATTATGTATACAATAGAACAACATTTCAAGTGAGATTATGGTGGCGTAGGAAGATGGTGgtgaatggtgatggtggtgaatggcaataatggtggtgaacagcaatgatggtggtgacggtggtttgtgtgtgttgcatcCTTAGTCGGCAGCCAAGAATGAAGAAGAAAGTTCACGTCTGAAACAGGAAGGTGACAGCTCTTGGGTCTATAGTGGTGATGATGAGCCTCGAACCCCATTCTTTAAGGTAGCCTGTTGCACGTTGTCTCCATGGTCCAAGAGTCTTCGATCCTACTGGGACAGTTTGTTACTGATGTCTCAAGTTTCTCCATATTTCCTGATGTTGAATTCTTCCCTGTGGTCAGAGGCTCTTCCATTTTCCCCACACTGTAACTGTTATAAGTGTCTGGCAGAGTGGAGAAGCAAGAATGGTCCCATGGTAAGTGTCTTAAATTCTTCCAGGATTATATTGTGATGCCATCAGAGCAGTTACTGGGATTATCAGGATGGCTGGGAGCTAGGATTCATGGTTCTCTCTCGGCCGAGCACCCAGCAGCTAGGCATCGTTTGATGATGTTGCTGACTTCAGTGTGTCTTGCATATGAGCCCACGGAGTTGGGATAGTATAGACTACGTAAACCATATTGGTCGGGTTGTGTCATGCCGCAAATAAACTTACATTCAGTGTAGACTGGGGCAGCAACGCGGAGAGCCACTGAAAATCGTTGGGTCTGGGGTTGAAGACATGTAGCCATTGCTGATATATGAACTGTTTGGATTAAGTCTCCAGAGAGAAATGCGCCCATAGTTTTGAGATGAGCAATCTTTCTCTGTTGGGCGATGAGGCAGGCTAGACAGCAagcatatatttttatttaaataccTTTCCTGCAACAGGGCTGTCCAAGCTGGACCGCTTGAAGGTCAACATTGAAACTAATTTTGACGTTAAAGCAGTAGTAGTCTCCTAATCATTAATGACCCTAATGCAGCTGGAGTCTTGTActtctgctgcaccacccaggtTGTCTTGAAGACTGCTTTTGTTTTTAAGGTCGTACGATGCCACGAAGAAGGATAGAAATGCTGACAGGGCAGTTCAAGAGGCTGTACATCGTATCCCCAATCCGTCAAGTCTGACCGTGAACGAAACTAGCTTCAGCTGTCTGTCTTCTAAGGAAATATTCAGGCCACTTTCCAACACACCCTTGTAAAAGGTTGGTATATTCCTTTAGTGTTGTGTCACTGAGGTCTGGGGAGCTTCGAAGAAAGTGGGTGAGCAGTGGGAAGGACAGGCATCAGGTGAGTAGATAGAAGGAATTACGTTAATTCGGACTTCCAATCTTCCTGAGgtcagagatttttttttctcacatTTGTGGTATTTAAGGACAGACTTAGATTACCTCCaaaatttgtttttattttcctgACGTCCTCTAAGAGGGGATTTTGtagtgattcacgaaatcgtaaatacacgattgcaaacaaaattCCACGGAtgaggatagaacccgcggtcagagactcATAAAACTACAGAATTTGTAGTGCCAGACAGAGTACCAGCCAGAGTGACAGCCAGAGTGCCAAAGTGCCAGTCAGAGTGCCAGAGTGCTAGCCAGAGTGTCAGTCACAGTGTCAGCCAGAGTGCCAGCCAGAGTGCCAGTCAGAGTGCCAGTCAGTGTGCCATTATTCAAGAACCAGATGATGAACAAGCCGGACAGTGTTACAGTGAGGATGACCGGGCAGTAAAGAAATCTAACAACTTATACCCCTGATACACATCTCATACTTCCCAGATATACCTCTGTAACACCCCTGATACACCTGATACACATCCTGATAAACCTACCCTTTTGATGcatccctgatacaccctgatACACCACTGTTACACCATGACACACCCTTGATACACCCTAATACACCCTTGATACACCCCTGATACATACCTGATACACCCCTGATACACCCTAATACACCCCTGatacacagcaacactgttgcACTTCCGCTTCTCTCACAATGTAATATATTTTGTGATGTAAATCAATTACCTGACTAATGTATCTCTCGCCAGCTTCGTATTTCAGCCGCAGCAAAACCACATTACAGTTTACAACCTCCCAACAATATGGAAAGGGAACTGTAACCCAGGTCTCCCTCCATCCAGGACCATCATCATGTTGCTAGTTGATAGTGGTCTattaccgaaacgtcgtcacacacacacacacacacacacacacacacacacacacacacacacacacacacacacacacacacacacacacaactgttcagttagcaagaactcatttcaaaaattttcttttatatgttttaagatatatttttttccatttaagttaatgtaaaaattaataattttgtaccaaaagaacctcagaaaacttacctaaccttgttataacaagcacaatttaatttagcataatccaactaaatatatttttagataagttaacaataatttagcaataaataaacacaatgaaatctattttttttcgttaggttaagaatgatttctgctaaattactgcatacacaaattttcgctttccttattcggcaagaagagcgttgctaataaagccaaaattgcaagttttacctattcggcacgacatataaatattgaatatatatatatatatatatatatatatatatatatatatatatatatatatatatatatatatatttttttttattatcacactggccgattcccaccaaggcagggtggcccgaaaaagaaaaactttcactatcattcactccatcactgtcttgccagaagggtgctttacactacagtttttaaactgcaacattaacacccctccttcagagtgcaggcactgtacttcccatctccaggactcaagtccggcctgccggtttatatatatatatatatatatatatagtcccaTTCATATTTCTACATTAGAACGACTGACAGTGGCACCCGGATTTATCAAGCTCCTATTTACAAGTCTAACTCGGGTTGCATAGTGGAGAGGGATTCTGTCGTCTATGCCCAACTCCCTAATGAGcctgggagggggagggtggtaaTCCTCACGTAAATCCCCCTTTAGTCTCCAGTTACTGGGCAAGATGTAGgcgggagggagtgagggagggagggagagagaaggagggagggagaggagaaggaggaggagagagattattAAGCGCTCTTGCATCTTCATGTCTTGAGGAAGTTTGGACTAGAGCCAGTCTGTGGTCCCTTGATGATTCTCTGATGGTGCTGcagactgttgctgttgttgctgttgctgctggtggtgaatatgtgtgtggtggtgtgtggtagtgatggtggtggtgtgtggtagtgatggtggtggtggtgtgtggtagtgatggtggtggtgtgtggtagtgatggtggtggtgtgtggtagtgatggtggtggtgtgtggcagtgatggtggtggtggtgtgtgtagtgatggtggtggtgtgtggtactgatggtggtggtgtgtggtagtgatggtggtggtgtgtggtagtgatggtggtggtgtgtggtagtgatggtggtggtggtgtgtggtagtgatggtggtggtgtgtggtagtgatggtggtggtgtgtggtagtgatggaggtggtgtgtggtagtgatggtggtggtgtgtggtagtgatggaggtggtgtgtggtagtgatggtggtggtgtgtggtagtgatggtggtggtgtgtggtagtgatggtggtggtgtgtggtagtgatggtggtggtgtgtggtagtgatggtggtggtgtgtggtagtgatggtggtggtgtgtggtagtgatggtggtggtgtgtggtagtgatggtggtggtgtgtggtagtgatggtggtggtgtgtggtagtgatggtggtggtgtgtggtagtgatggtggtggtgtgtggtagtgatggtggtggtggtgtgtggtagtgatggtggtggtgtgtggtagtgatggtggtggtgtgtggtagtgatggtggtggtgtgtggtagtgatggtggtggtgtgtggtagtgatggtggtggtgtgtggtagtgatggtggtggtgtgtggtagtgatggtggtggtgtgtggtagtgatggtggtggtgtgtggtagtgatggtggtggtgtgtggtagtggtggtggtggtggtgtgtggtagtgatggtggtggtgtgtggtagtgatggtggtggtgtgtggtagtgatggtggtggtgtgtggtagtgatggtggtggtgtgtggtagtgatggtggtggtgtgtggtagtgatggtggtggtgtgtggtagtgatggtggtggtgtgtggtagtgatggtggtggtgtgtggtagtgatggtggtggtgtgtggtagtgatggtggtggtgtgtggtagtgatggtggtggtggtgtgtggtagtgatggtggtggtgtgtggtagtgatggtggtggtggtgtgtggtagtgatggtggtggtggtgtgtggtagtgatggtcgtggtgtgtggtagtgatggtggtgtgtggtagtgatgtgtggtatagtgatggtggtggtggtggtgtgtggtagtgattgtggtggtggtgtgtggtagtgatggtgttggtgtgtggtagtgatggtagtggtggtgtgtggtagtgatggtggtggtggtgtgtggtagtgatggtggtggtgtgtggtagtgatggtggtggtggtgtgtggtagtgatggtggtggtggtgtgtggtagtgatggtggtggtgtgtggtagtgatggtggtggtggtgtgtggtagtgatggtggtggagtgtggtagtgctggtggtggtgagtggtagtgagtgctggtggtggtgagtggtagtgagtgctggtggtggtgagtggtagtgagtgctggtggtggtgagtggtagtgagtgctggtggtggtgagtggtagtgagtgctggtggtggtgagtggtagtgagtgctggcgtgtgatagtgatggtggtggtggtggtggtagtgatggtggtggtggtgtgtggtagtgatggtggtggtggtgtgtggtagtgatggtggtcgtggtgtgtggtagtgatggtggtggtggtgtgtggtagtgacggtggtggtgatgtgtggtagtgatggtggtggtggtgtgtggtagtgatggtggtggtggtgtgtggtagtgatggtggtggtggtggtggtgagtggtagtgatggcggtggtggcgtgtggtactgatggtggaggtggtgtggggtagtgatggtggtggtggtgtgtggtagtgatggtggtggtggtgtggtagtgatggtggtggtgtgtggtagtgatggtggtggtgcgtggtagtgatggtggtagtggtgtgtggtagtgatggtggtggagtgtggtagtgatggtggtggtgtgtggtagtgatggtggtggtgtgtggtagtgatggtggtggtgtgtggtagtgatggtggtggtgtgtggtagtgatggtggtggtggtgtgtggtagtgatggtggtggtgtgtggtagtgatggtggtggtggtgtgtggtagtgatggtcgtggtgtgtggtagtgatggtggtgtgtggtagtgatgtgtggtatagtgatggtggtggtggtggtggtggtggtggtggtggtggtggtggtggttgtggtggtgtcatgcccctatggttaaccttcctttaatattacattgcggtcatttcctttaatagctaaattggaaatgaacgtccttgtattattaagattaattcttattaacaattataatttatgtaacatggccatgataagtttaattggagctatagtaacctgcctgccgcccggtgtgccggtgtgtagttagccgtgatgttcgatggttataccccccccttcccccccccccctttatgttcaactactctactgagtgttggtgagtcacgtcacgtgacccactttacctgtatgctcaaggttgagggacgagcagtgaagaagtagcagccaacgagaacactcctgctcgtctctggtaactggccaagatttattagccggcctggacatattctgttttattctgactgcttccaattgggaaacaagactttaatgtataaagtaatctccatttatatatatgttatatctaggatctcctcctaattGTCTGTTACAAAAGCCTTATGTATATGTTGGATACTATAGAAGAAACAtgtattcttaacttatatacgataattcgtatattataactggcttttgttatattatgaatatacttaattaaaattaggcattccggaggatcattattattaccctaacctctctgaccaaaattgttatgctctaaaaaggaaatagttgttacaatacttggagtgtaacaagtgggggcctgtGTCCGGGAGCATAACACTGAATTTCCTTTAAAATGAATGTAGAAATGGCAGAGAGGTTTGAAGATATAACAAAGGAGAAATTACAAAATTTGAAGCTTCAATCTTGTTGGCAATTAGCACGAAGCTTGGGCATAAAATACGACAGGCATTTCACTGCCCAGACAGTCAGATGTATGATACAGAATGTCCTTTTTCCAGATGAGCAGGATCCAGAGACTGAGAATGGAGAAGCAGATATTCCTTCCTTTTTGAATTCTTTTCTACAGACACCCGAGGCCGAAACTACGACGCTAACAACCCCTACTGGAGACGACGGACATGAACTTCCTGATACTCGGAAACGCTACGCTGCTACAACGACTCCAATTCCATCTCCAAGGACTATAtggggaacagaactccatcacaCTAAAGAAACGGATCCAGGTAAACCATTTACAGATAGTTTTGAAACAGAACAAGAAGTCCTTTTGGATGATGAACACGTTCCACCTCAAATCTCTTTAGCCCTTTTGACTACTATTCAATCTAAGGAGAATTTTGAACGTCTAGAACGTATTTTATCGCTTCAAACCTCCTTTGTAGAAGCCCAGAGAAAGTTAAAAAGGGAGAATTTTGAACGTGAATCTTTGCTTTATGAACGGGAAGTACTGAGGAAGAAAAGAGAATCTAGTAATATGTATACAATCCCTTCATTTGACCTTGGTAAAGCAGCCTCTTTGATGCCTAAATTTACGGAGGATAATTTAGATTCATTTTTTGAAGCATTCGAAAATCAGGCGAAGGTGATGCAATGGCCTCCTAAATATTGGGCTGCTTTAATACATTCATCTTTAATAGGAAAAGCCCAAACCATAACTGCCAACTTACCTTTTGAACAATATTCTGATTATACTCAGGTAAAAGATTGTCTTCTGAAAGCTTATGATTTATTACCTGTCAGTTATTTGAAGATGTTTAGAACTCTGAAGAAATATCCTCAGCAGTCTTGGGTGGACTTTGCCAGGGAAAAGCTCTCTGCTTTCGAGCGTTGGCGTAGGGCCGCGGGAGCCGCCTCAGTCGAGTCACTTTCCCAGCTGATGTTGCATGAAgatctttttaaatattttccagaGAGGGTGCATACTTATCTTTTGACATTTCCCACTACTAACTTGTTAGATACTGCTGCCCACGCAGATCACTTTGAAATTTCCCATGCTATAACCACAGAAATGTCTAAGGCCCCGGAAAAGAAATCTACCTCCCAAGGTTTTAGTTCAAGATTGACGGCTAGGAAAGCTCCAGCTGGCGAACCTTTGAAGGTGTATTCAGACAAAAAACAGGTGACAAACGGCTCTTTCTCCAGACAGTATCCTAAAGATCAATTACCACTGTGCCTTTTTTGTAAAAAGTTAGGTCATAGACAGTCCCAGTGTTGGCATAAACAGCGGGAAGATAAAACCCAACCAAGAGGGAGATATCCTACCCAGGTAATAAATTCCTCTCGGAAGTATGAAACTCTGGatgatgaatctctaccttttcAGGCCTCATCTAGCAGACCGTCTAATAGATGACTTTACCACGACAGTGCTTCAGAAGAAAAGGTCCGAGTAGCTATGGAACCCTACTTTTCCCAGGGGAAGTTCGGACTCTGTAAAGAGAGgttagtaaatatcactaccTTTCGAGATACTGGCAGCTATCTCTCTTTATTAAGATCAAACCTGGTAAAGTTACCTACTAGTAGAGAACCCCGGCTAGACGTATTATTAGAGGCTTACGGAGGCACAATAATAAAGGTCCCTATTATAAGGATTTATGTAGAACTGCCTGGATATGTAGGCTGGATCAATGTGGGACTTTCAGATAAACCTTTTCCCATTGCCGGCGTGGATCTATTAATCGGGAACGAAATTGATCAATTGGAGATACCCAGAGAGCCTCTGGTTTTAGATAATCCTTGTGATGTAAATTATGCCTTAGAAGCCTCTGAGGCAGGGCTAGATTTATTTCCCCTTAATGTGGTCACCAGAGCCATGGCTAAGAACTCTAACAATTTGGATATTCAACAGCCTTTAGAAATGTCCGATGAATTAGGTTTGAACTTCCTGTTTAGCGAAGCAATTCAGTCGAGACCCACAGGTGACAAAGTTTTACCAGTCCCTGCGGACCTAGCTAGAAAATGTAATAAAGAAGAATTTCTTTTAGCTCTAAAGGACGATAAAAGTTTAACCAATAAGGATAAAGAGGAAGGTTACCTTTTAGATGAAGACGGTTTTCTTTGGAAgagaaataatgataatgatttgAGTTCAAAAGGAAACTTGTTAGTGGTGCCATCGTCCTTACGTAATATGGTATTTGAACTAGCACATGATAATCCACTGGGAGGTCATTTAGGATCTCGTAAGACAGAGAAAAAgataaggaaatattttttttggccTCAGATGAGGACTTATATTGCTGACAAACTACGGAAATGCCACGTTTGTCAAATAATAGGCAAAACGGCGCACAATCCCGCGTCTGCCCCTTTACTTCCAATAAAATGTCCTGAAGAACCTTTTGAAAGATTAGTTATTGATTGTGTAGGACCGTTGCCCCGCACAAAAAGGGGTAACCAGTATATCTTCACTATCATAGATATGGCAACTCGGTATCCTGATGCTATCCCAATGTCCAAAATTAATTCCAGAAATATAGTAAGAGCTTTAATACGCTTCTTTGCTCAAGTAGGCATACCACGTGAAATTCAATCTGACCAAGGTTCTAATTTTACGTCTAAGGTTTTTAAAGAGGCT
Above is a genomic segment from Cherax quadricarinatus isolate ZL_2023a chromosome 10, ASM3850222v1, whole genome shotgun sequence containing:
- the LOC138850950 gene encoding uncharacterized protein, coding for MNVEMAERFEDITKEKLQNLKLQSCWQLARSLGIKYDRHFTAQTVRCMIQNVLFPDEQDPETENGEADIPSFLNSFLQTPEAETTTLTTPTGDDGHELPDTRKRYAATTTPIPSPRTIWGTELHHTKETDPGKPFTDSFETEQEVLLDDEHVPPQISLALLTTIQSKENFERLERILSLQTSFVEAQRKLKRENFERESLLYEREVLRKKRESSNMYTIPSFDLGKAASLMPKFTEDNLDSFFEAFENQAKVMQWPPKYWAALIHSSLIGKAQTITANLPFEQYSDYTQVKDCLLKAYDLLPVSYLKMFRTLKKYPQQSWVDFAREKLSAFERWRRAAGAASVESLSQLMLHEDLFKYFPERVHTYLLTFPTTNLLDTAAHADHFEISHAITTEMSKAPEKKSTSQGFSSRLTARKAPAGEPLKVYSDKKQVTNGSFSRQYPKDQLPLCLFCKKLGHRQSQCWHKQREDKTQPRGRYPTQVINSSRKYETLDDESLPFQASSSRPSNR